A region of Schistocerca piceifrons isolate TAMUIC-IGC-003096 unplaced genomic scaffold, iqSchPice1.1 HiC_scaffold_279, whole genome shotgun sequence DNA encodes the following proteins:
- the LOC124744194 gene encoding DNA repair protein RAD50-like: MRKINTIIRELWRKIYRGNDIDYIEIKTDAPETTSADKKRTFNYRVVQVKNDVEIDMKGRCSAGQKVLASLVIRIALAEILSINCGILALDEPTTNLDRENIDSLGETLTDLINLRRENKNFQLILITHDEDFLDRLMNVEKLKYYYRVTRNAKGNSVIEKYRFEERSTQHRNFN; the protein is encoded by the coding sequence atgaggaagattaatacgattataagagaactgtggcgaaaaatctatcgtgggaatgatattgattatatagaaattaaaacagatgctcctgaaaccacgagtgcagacaagaagcgaacattcaactatcgggttgttcaggtgaagaatgatgttgagattgatatgaagggacgctgcagtgctgggcagaaggttctagcgtcgcttgttatccgaattgctttggcagaaattctaagtattaattgtggaatcttagctctggatgaaccaaccacaaatttggatagggagaacatagacagtcttggagaaactctcacagaccttataaatttaaggagggagaacaagaattttcagctcatactgataacacacgatgaagacttcttggatcgtttgatgaatgttgaaaaactgaagtactattacagggtcacaagaaatgcaaagggaaactcggtcattgaaaagtatcgttttgaagaaaggagcacccaacatagaaactttaactaa